A window from Mangifera indica cultivar Alphonso chromosome 2, CATAS_Mindica_2.1, whole genome shotgun sequence encodes these proteins:
- the LOC123198109 gene encoding scarecrow-like protein 3: MVQDDGSSSVTSSPLQFFSMMSPSLGSPYPWLRELKSEERGLYLIHLLITCANHVASGSLENANIALEQISFLASPDGDTMQRIAAYFAEALAHRILKAWPGLHRALNSTRISLVSEEILTQRLFFEMFPFLKVAYVLTNQAIIEATEGEKMVHVIDLYAAEPAQWIALLQALSTRPEGPPHLRITGIHPQKEVLDHMAQRLTEEAEKLDIPFQFNPVVSKLENLDVEKLRVKTGEALAISSVLQLHSLLAMDDEVLQKRSSLASRNANGIHLHRALQMSQSNLGELLEKDLANRYSASPDSASSSPLSPKASVKMDSFLNSLWGLSPKIMVVTEQDSNHNGSTVMERLLEALYSYAALFDCLESTMPRTSLERLKVEKMLFGEEIKNIIACEGSERKERHEKLEKWIQRLDFACFGNVPLSSCGMLQARRLLQSHNCDGYRIKEENRCVLICWQDRPLFSVSAWRSRK, from the coding sequence ATGGTTCAGGATGATGGATCATCTTCTGTAACATCATCTccacttcaatttttttcaatgatgTCACCTAGTTTAGGATCACCATATCCATGGCTTAGAGAACTCAAGTCTGAGGAGAGGGGTTTGTATTTGATTCATTTGCTGATTACTTGTGCAAATCATGTGGCATCTGGTAGTCTTGAGAATGCAAATATTGCCCTTGAGCAGATATCATTCCTCGCTTCGCCTGATGGGGATACAATGCAGCGAATTGCTGCCTATTTTGCAGAGGCTCTTGCTCATAGAATCCTTAAGGCTTGGCCTGGTCTTCACAGAGCACTTAATTCAACTAGGATTAGTTTGGTTTCCGAAGAAATTCTCACCCAGAGACTGTTTTTCGAGATGTTTCCATTCTTGAAAGTGGCGTATGTGCTTACAAACCAAGCTATAATTGAAGCCACGGAAGGCGAAAAGATGGTTCATGTTATTGATCTTTATGCTGCTGAGCCTGCTCAGTGGATTGCACTTCTTCAAGCTTTGAGTACTAGGCCAGAAGGGCCACCTCATCTGAGAATTACAGGGATTCATCCGCAGAAGGAGGTGTTGGATCACATGGCGCAGAGATTGACAGAAGAAGCGGAGAAATTGGATATACCATTTCAATTTAATCCGGTTGTAAGCAAATTAGAGAACCTTGATGTTGAAAAATTGAGAGTTAAAACTGGGGAGGCTCTGGCTATCAGCTCAGTTCTTCAACTGCATTCACTTTTGGCGATGGATGATGAAGTCCTGCAGAAGAGATCCTCTTTAGCATCAAGGAATGCAAATGGTATTCATTTGCACAGAGCGCTCCAAATGAGCCAAAGCAATCTAGGGGAGTTGCTTGAGAAAGATCTGGCAAACAGGTATAGCGCAAGTCCTGATTCAGCCTCATCTTCACCACTGTCTCCAAAAGCCTCGGTAAAGATGGATAGTTTCCTCAACTCGTTGTGGGGATTGTCACCAAAAATCATGGTAGTAACAGAACAAGACTCTAACCATAATGGTTCGACCGTCATGGAGAGGCTTTTGGAGGCTCTATACTCTTATGCAGCCTTGTTTGATTGCTTAGAGTCTACTATGCCAAGAACATCATTGGAGAGATTAAAGGTGGAGAAGATGCTATTCGGAGAGGAAATAAAGAACATTATAGCATGTGAAGGATCCGAGAGGAAGGAAAGGCACGAGAAACTTGAAAAGTGGATTCAACGTCTAGACTTTGCATGCTTCGGAAATGTGCCTTTGAGCTCCTGTGGCATGTTGCAGGCAAGAAGATTACTGCAGAGCCATAACTGCGATGGCTACCGAATCAAGGAAGAAAACAGATGTGTGCTAATTTGCTGGCAAGACCGACCTCTATTTTCAGTTTCAGCTTGGAGAAGTAGGAAGTAA
- the LOC123202313 gene encoding putative disease resistance protein RGA3, translating to MAEALVSGVLEQLTAVAGEGIQQKVRLVVGVDEEVKKLSSNLEAIQAVLVDAEARQVTETAVRRWLDQLKQASYDIEDVLDEWNYAILKQKLEGVEDATGPKKKVCFFFPSYCFSFKQVSLRNDIAIKIKEVNENLDVITKQKERYSFNTMTRVERPEHIQTTSFIDVSEEMCGQDAYKSILIDKLCVSTEQRLPIISLIGMGGIGKTTFAQFAYNHDKVINSFHERIWVCVSEPFDEHRIAKAIIESLGNSTKDLSELQSLHQRIGTLIQSKKCFLVLDDVWSEDFKKWERLYRCLKNSAHRSKILITTRKKSVVEMMGSIDIIDVQGLSDDECWLLFKQLAFFGRPTEECEKLEEIGKKISSKCKGLPLAVKTLGSLLRFKKRWEEWKHVLDSELWKLEKIEEDVFVPLLLSYNELPCMMKRCFVYCAIFPKDYRLKKDELIKLWMAQGYVKEEENKAMEIVGEEYFDYLASRSLFQEFEKDDENNVIACKMHDLVHDFAQFLSKNECAHIEVDGSKEPLISSSNHEKVCHIMVTMYGEDLFLDSIFRLRMMRSFLNDTENFMATLPRDTMPKLFGELTCLRALNIAKRSHRNSLIEEIPKEVGKLIHLRYLNLSHLRIKKLPEALCELYNLQTLDISNCFLLEELPQGVEKLINLRHLKNDETRSLKYIPKGIRRLSNLRTLRYFVISGSNDEKACSLEGLKYLNLFGELRIKMLGNVPDVKEVKTSPLKNHENLVGLGLDFNKVIDGRERRNEEDEALLEILQPSSNLEKLNIRRYRGNTILPNWMMSLTKLRELALYNCDNCKHLPPLGELPSLEYLDIRFMNSLKSVSNELLRKENDDTSSSSVFFPKLKRIKFLWLREWEEWDHEITRIGDEEEVITIMPSLVSLEIYDCPKLKSLPKHLVQNTRLKKEISHCPLLGYRGWSQ from the coding sequence ATGGCTGAAGCACTTGTTTCCGGTGTTTTAGAGCAGTTGACTGCAGTTGCTGGTGAAGGCATACAACAGAAGGTGAGGCTAGTTGTTGGTGTTGACGAAGAAGTTAAAAAGCTGAGTAGCAATCTTGAAGCTATTCAAGCTGTGCTTGTTGATGCAGAGGCAAGGCAAGTGACAGAGACAGCTGTAAGACGTTGGTTAGATCAGCTCAAACAGGCTTCCTACGACATTGAAGATGTGTTGGATGAGTGGAACTACGCCATTCTAAAACAAAAACTAGAGGGGGTTGAAGATGCTACCGGTCCTAAGAAGAAGGTGTGTTTCTTCTTTCCCTCATATTGCTTTTCATTCAAACAAGTTAGTTTACGTAATGACATTgcaataaagataaaagaagtTAATGAAAATCTAGATGTCATTACGAAACAAAAAGAGAGGTATAGTTTTAATACTATGACAAGGGTTGAAAGGCCAGAACATATACAAACTACTTCATTTATTGATGTGTCTGAGGAGATGTGCGGTCAAGATGCCTATAAAAgcattttaatagataaattatgtGTGAGCACTGAACAACGCCTCCCTATCATCTCTCTGATAGGAATGGGAGGTATCGGAAAAACCACTTTTGCTCAATTTGCTTATAATCATGATAAGGTAATCAATAGTTTTCACGAAAGAATATGGGTATGTGTATCAGAACCTTTTGATGAGCATAGAATTGCTAAAGCAATTATTGAGTCTTTAGGAAATTCAACtaaggatttaagtgaattGCAATCTCTTCATCAACGTATTGGTACATTAATCCAGAGTAAGAAATGTTTTTTGGTGTTAGATGATGTGTGGAGTGAGGATTTCAAAAAATGGGAACGATTGTATCGTTGTTTGAAGAATAGTGCCCATAgaagtaaaattttgattacAACACGCAAGAAGTCAGTTGTAGAAATGATGGGTTCAATTGATATTATCGATGTTCAAGGGTTGAGTGATGATGAATGTTGGTTGTTATTTAAGCAATTAGCATTTTTTGGTAGACCTACCGAGGAATGTGAAAAATTAGAAGAGATTGGCAAAAAGATTTCAAGTAAGTGTAAAGGTTTGCCTCTTGCTGTAAAGACATTAGGAAGTCTCTTGCGCTTTAAAAAGCGTTGGGAAGAGTGGAAACATGTTTTAGATAGTGAATTatggaaacttgaaaaaattgaagaagatgttTTTGTGCCATTATTATTGAGTTATAATGAATTGCCTTGTATGATGAAAAGATGTTTTGTATATTGTGCTATCTTTCCCAAGGATTACagattaaaaaaagatgaattgATTAAACTATGGATGGCTCAAGGATatgttaaagaagaagaaaataaggcAATGGAGATAGTTGGTGAAGAGTATTTTGACTATTTAGCTTCACGATCATTATTCCAAGAGTttgaaaaagatgatgaaaataatgtAATTGCATGTAAGATGCATGATTTAGTGCATGACTTTGCTCAGTTCTTAAGCAAGAATGAATGTGCCCACATAGAAGTTGATGGTTCTAAAGAGCCACTCATAAGCTCTTCTAATCATGAGAAAGTTTGTCACATAATGGTTACAATGTATGGTGAGGATTTATTTCTTGATTCAATATTTAGATTAAGAATGATGCGTAGTTTCTTAAATGATACAGAAAATTTCATGGCTACATTACCTCGCGATACCATGCCTAAATTATTTGGTGAATTGACATGTTTAAGGGCATTAAATATAGCTAAAAGGTCGCATCGAAACAGTTTGATTGAAGAGATTCCTAAAGAGGTTGGCAAATTAATACATTTGAGATATCTTAATTTGAGTCACTTAAGAATCAAAAAACTTCCTGAAGCATTAtgtgaattatataatttgcaaACTTTAGACATTAGTAACTGCTTTCTATTAGAAGAATTACCTCAAGGGgtggaaaaattaataaacctaAGGCATCTAAAAAATGATGAGACTAGGTCATTAAAATACATCCCAAAAGGAATTCGAAGATTGAGTAATCTCCGAACCTTAAGGTATTTCGTGATAAGTGGTAGTAATGATGAGAAAGCATGTAGTCTTGAAGGTTTAAAATACCTTAATCTCTTTGGAGAGTTGAGAATAAAAATGTTGGGAAATGTACCAGATGTAAAGGAGGTTAAAACATCACCACTTAAGAATCATGAAAACCTCGTTGGTTTGGGGCTAGATTTCAATAAAGTTATTGATGGAAGAGAGAGGAGAAATGAGGAGGATGAAGCACTTCTTGAAATCCTACAACCATCTTCAAATTTGGAGAAATTAAACATACGGAGGTACAGAGGCAACACTATTTTGCCCAACTGGATGATGTCCTTAACCAAGCTCAGAGAGTTAGCACTTTATAATTGTGATAACTGTAAGCATTTGCCTCCCTTGGGAGAATTGCCATCCCTTGAATATTTAGATATCAGATTTATGAACAGTTTGAAAAGTGTGAGTAATGAGcttttgagaaaagaaaatgacgaCACATCTTCATCATCTGTTTTCTTTCCTAAAttgaaaagaattaaatttttgtggCTGCGCGAGTGGGAAGAGTGGGATCACGAGATTACTAGAATTGGAGACGAAGAAGAAGTTATTACAATCATGCCATCTCTGGTTTCCTTGGAAATTTACGACTGCCCCAAATTGAAGTCCCTACCAAAACACCTTGTTCAGAATACaagattgaaaaaagaaatttctcATTGTCCTCTACTAGGCTACCGTGGATGGAGTCAATAA
- the LOC123202929 gene encoding putative disease resistance RPP13-like protein 1: MITICSEGLFPDSIFSFKRMYSFLYNNKDSVPPNMLPKLFGELTCLRALSISKGWQYNESLIKDIPKEVGKLIHLRYLNLRGSRMIKLPEALCELYNLQTLDITRCDQLEELPQGMEKLINLRHLQNYGTWSLRYMPIGIQRLSNLRTLSNFVVSDGNDEKACSLEGLKYLNLYGKLYIGMLGNVSSGEKVKKSEIKNQKSLFGLTLDFEKNVDGRERRNEEDEALLDILQPSLNLEKLNILTYRGNSNLPNWMMSLTKLRHLTLNCCSNYKHLPPLGELPSLEHLDINFMNGLKSVSNEFLRKETDGTSSCSVFFPKLKRIIFWWLSEWEEWDYNVTRVGEEDITIMPSLIFLNIENCPKLKTLPKQLVQNNELEKSIYGCPLLGYP; encoded by the coding sequence ATGATAACAATTTGTAGTGAAGGTTTATTTCCTGATtccatatttagttttaaaaggaTGTACAGtttcttatataataataaagattCAGTGCCTCCTAATATGCTACCAAAATTATTTGGTGAATTGACGTGTTTAAGGGCATTAAGTATAAGCAAAGGATGGCAATATAATGAAAGTCTGATCAAAGACATTCCTAAAGAGGTAGGAAAATTAATACATTTGAGATATCTCAATTTGAGGGGCTCAAGAATGATAAAACTTCCTGAAGCATTAtgtgaattatataatttgcaaACTTTAGACATTACTAGATGTGATCAATTGGAAGAATTACCTCAAGGaatggaaaaattaataaacctaAGGCATCTACAAAATTATGGGACTTGGTCATTAAGATACATGCCAATAGGAATTCAAAGATTGAGTAATCTCCGAACTTTAAGTAATTTCGTGGTGAGTGATGGCAATGATGAGAAAGCATGTAGTCTTGAAGGTTTGAAATACCTTAACCTCTATGGAAAGTTGTACATAGGAATGTTGGGAAATGTATCAAGTGGGGAAAAGGTCAAAAAATCAGAAATAAAGAACCAGAAAAGCCTCTTTGGTTTGACGCTAGATTTCGAAAAAAATGTTGATGGAAGAGAGAGGAGAAATGAGGAGGATGAAGCACTTCTTGACATCCTACAACCATCTTTAAATTTGGAGAAATTAAACATATTGACTTACAGAGGCAACAGTAATTTGCCCAACTGGATGATGTCCTTAACCAAGCTCAGACACTTAACTCTTAATTGTTGCAGTAACTATAAGCATTTGCCACCCTTGGGAGAATTGCCATCCCTTGAACATTTAGATATCAATTTTATGAACGGTTTGAAAAGTGTGAGTAATGAATTTTTGAGAAAAGAAACTGACGGTACATCTTCCTGCTCTGTTTTCTTCCCCAAACtgaaaagaattatattttggtGGTTGTCTGAGTGGGAAGAGTGGGATTACAATGTTACTAGAGTTGGAGAAGAAGATATTACAATCATGCCATCTCTTATTTTCTTGAATATTGAGAACTGCCCCAAATTAAAGACACTACCAAAGCAGCTTGTTCAGAATAATGAATTGGAAAAGTCTATCTATGGTTGTCCTCTGCTAGGCTACCCTTGA
- the LOC123198114 gene encoding protein LIM1-like, with translation MSRRVRVSVTLLTLLIIAGDQAFAQSSCTAKMREVALECGDYIVTPGTEDSPAVECCVAVNKVGVPCLCDYVTEGWEYLVPVAQKCGKRFHPGSTCGSVTIPSE, from the exons ATGAGTCGTAGGGTTAGGGTTTCTGTAACTCTCCTCACATTATTGATAATAGCTGGCGATCAAGCATTTGCTCAATCCAGTTGCACTGCAAAGATGCGAGAGGTCGCCCTTGAATGCGGGGATTATATTGTAACCCCGGGGACGGAGGATTCTCCGGCTGTTGAGTGTTGTGTCGCGGTGAACAAGGTTGGTGTGCCGTGCTTGTGTGACTATGTCACAGAGGGCTGGGAATATTTGGTTCCGGTTGCACAGAAGTGTGGCAAGAGATTTCATCCAGGATCAACCTGTGgaa GTGTCACCATTCCATCTGAATGA